One genomic segment of Trichoplusia ni isolate ovarian cell line Hi5 chromosome 5, tn1, whole genome shotgun sequence includes these proteins:
- the LOC113494407 gene encoding uncharacterized protein LOC113494407 isoform X2 yields the protein MTVARGEGSPERLGGALRRLHYKATRRAHSAAARHHNTTTPPKVVVMGSSTTSDKTINTSTDSAATALTSVTGTDDSMEGEPDAPELSEPSLIDDPNPHPPPSTAPPHYHRANNSSDIESPAYTKPQSATDVLESPRPGPARFVFDVPLPDPKRQDKPRNKTQTQVSQNSSASTSIQIPYDPKMDPPKSPKAIQTKYETHFNFEPDPVKRRGSEPRVKNKQKMEKEYYKDEVAKLRRQLEGTEVFTTTRRRSSAHQHSVPPPSSRRQSTAAQVHVTANPLDSAGSTIPAGRTTIVVQQPSLSLDYGGCATILLRDDERRKSRVCSDHIQQLLDVTSQFTSEDLHEFDKRYGSPHHSRSQSVKAARSRTGERQLLGLPQQRARVASMPNTGVEEEYYRLRHFSITGKGVVNRGDSLRSRRSRSNTSVASSASSTEAATRASAPCSLASSRDSSAGLSSYRVLVVGAPGVGKSSLVGQFMTSEYLHAYDTSIEHDVTDDESGERSVCVLLAGEESEITFLDAPPDHVITEGCAHGYCVVYSTADRSSFSEAERRLQILWAAGHTSRRAVILVGNKADLARSRAVPTDEGKNLATSYECKFIETSVGINHNVDELLVGLLTQIRLKQQHAERVRKRSGSRKTRARARSPAAEETPVPAAPAASASAASTPRKRTRLSASVKVRGLLGRVWARDSKSKSCENLHVL from the exons GTGGTCGTCATGGGCAGCAGCACCACGTCGGACAAGACAATCAACACGAGCACCGACTCCGCGGCCACCGCGCTCACCTCTGTCACCGGCACCGATGACTCCATGGAGGGCGAGCCGGACGCGCCCGAGCTGTCCGAGCCCAGCCTCATAGACGACCCCAACCCTCACCCCCCACCCAGCACTGCCCCACCCCACTATCACCGCGCCAACAACAGTAGCGACATCGAATCCCCAGCGTATACCAAACCCCAATCCGCCACCGACGTCCTAGAATCCCCGCGGCCAGGCCCAGCCCGATTCGTCTTCGACGTGCCACTACCAGACCCGAAGAGGCAAGATAAACCAAGAAACAAGACACAAACGCAAGTCAGCCAGAACAGTTCAGCGTCTACATCGATACAAATCCCTTATGATCCGAAAATGGATCCACCGAAAAGCCCAAAGGCGATTCAAACGAAATACGaaactcattttaattttgagccTGATCCGGTGAAGAGGAGAGGGAGTGAGCCGAGGGTTAAGAACAAGCAGAAGATGGAGAAGGAGTATTATAAGGACGAGGTGGCGAAGTTGAGGAGGCAGTTGGAGGGGACGGAGGTGTTCACTACGACGCGGAGAAGATCGTCCGCGCACCAGCACTCTGTGCCGCCACCTTCGTCGAGAAGGCAGTCCACAG CCGCTCAAGTCCACGTGACGGCCAACCCATTAGACTCAGCGGGCAGCACCATCCCCGCGGGGCGCACCACCATCGTGGTTCAACAGCCATCGCTCTCGCTGGACTACGGAGGCTGCGCCACCATCCTGCTCCGAGATGACGAGCGACGCAAGAGCAGAGTCTGCAGCGACCACATACAGCAACTCCTGGATGTCACCAGCCAGTTCACGTCTGAGGATCTGCATGAGTTTGATAAGAG GTACGGCAGCCCGCACCACTCCAGATCGCAGTCAGTCAAGGCAGCTCGCTCCCGGACCGGTGAGCGACAGCTGCTGGGGTTGccgcagcagcgcgcgcgcgtCGCCTCCATGCCCAACACCGGCGTCGAAGAGGAGTACTACCGCCTTAGGCATTTTAGTATTACTG GTAAAGGCGTGGTGAACCGCGGCGACTCTCTCCGATCGCGTCGCTCCCGCTCCAACACGTCAGTGGCATCAAGCGCGTCCAGCACCGAGGCCGCCACCCGAGCATCAGCACCTTGCTCCCTCGCCTCCTCAAG GGACTCGTCAGCCGGCCTCAGCTCGTACCGCGTGCTGGTGGTGGGCGCGCCTGGAGTCGGCAAGTCCAGCCTGGTGGGGCAGTTCATGACCTCCGAGTATCTGCACGCGTACGACACCAGTATCG AGCATGACGTTACAGACGACGAGTCGGGCGAGCGCTCGGTGTGCGTGCTGCTGGCCGGCGAGGAGTCCGAGATCACCTTCCTGGACGCGCCGCCCGATCATGTCATA ACGGAAGGCTGCGCACACGGCTATTGCGTGGTGTACTCCACAGCAGACCGAAGCAGTTTCTCCGAAGCAGAGCGCCGGCTGCAGATTCTATGGGCAGCAGGCCACACCTCCCGCCGCGCTGTCATCCTAGTCGGGAACAAGGCTGACCTAGCCAGGTCCAGAGCTGTTCCTACTGATG AGGGCAAGAACTTGGCGACGTCTTATGAATGCAAGTTTATAGAGACGTCGGTGGGCATCAACCACAACGTGGACGAACTGCTGGTGGGGCTGCTCACACAGATCCGGCTGAAACAACAGCATGCGGAGAGAGTCAG AAAGCGCAGCGGGTCCCGTAAGACGCGAGCCCGAGCGCGCTCCCCCGCGGCAGAGGAGACGCCGGTgccggccgcgcccgccgccagcgcCTCCGCCGCCAGCACGCCGCGCAAGAGGACACGACTCTCCGCCAGCGTCAAG GTCCGAGGTCTTCTAGGCCGCGTGTGGGCGCGTGACTCCAAATCCAAGTCGTGCGAGAACCTGCATGTTCTCTAG
- the LOC113494407 gene encoding uncharacterized protein LOC113494407 isoform X1, giving the protein MTVARGEGSPERLGGALRRLHYKATRRAHSAAARHHNTTTPPKVVVMGSSTTSDKTINTSTDSAATALTSVTGTDDSMEGEPDAPELSEPSLIDDPNPHPPPSTAPPHYHRANNSSDIESPAYTKPQSATDVLESPRPGPARFVFDVPLPDPKRQDKPRNKTQTQVSQNSSASTSIQIPYDPKMDPPKSPKAIQTKYETHFNFEPDPVKRRGSEPRVKNKQKMEKEYYKDEVAKLRRQLEGTEVFTTTRRRSSAHQHSVPPPSSRRQSTAAQVHVTANPLDSAGSTIPAGRTTIVVQQPSLSLDYGGCATILLRDDERRKSRVCSDHIQQLLDVTSQFTSEDLHEFDKRYGSPHHSRSQSVKAARSRTGERQLLGLPQQRARVASMPNTGVEEEYYRLRHFSITGKGVVNRGDSLRSRRSRSNTSVASSASSTEAATRASAPCSLASSRDSSAGLSSYRVLVVGAPGVGKSSLVGQFMTSEYLHAYDTSIDVEHDVTDDESGERSVCVLLAGEESEITFLDAPPDHVITEGCAHGYCVVYSTADRSSFSEAERRLQILWAAGHTSRRAVILVGNKADLARSRAVPTDEGKNLATSYECKFIETSVGINHNVDELLVGLLTQIRLKQQHAERVRKRSGSRKTRARARSPAAEETPVPAAPAASASAASTPRKRTRLSASVKVRGLLGRVWARDSKSKSCENLHVL; this is encoded by the exons GTGGTCGTCATGGGCAGCAGCACCACGTCGGACAAGACAATCAACACGAGCACCGACTCCGCGGCCACCGCGCTCACCTCTGTCACCGGCACCGATGACTCCATGGAGGGCGAGCCGGACGCGCCCGAGCTGTCCGAGCCCAGCCTCATAGACGACCCCAACCCTCACCCCCCACCCAGCACTGCCCCACCCCACTATCACCGCGCCAACAACAGTAGCGACATCGAATCCCCAGCGTATACCAAACCCCAATCCGCCACCGACGTCCTAGAATCCCCGCGGCCAGGCCCAGCCCGATTCGTCTTCGACGTGCCACTACCAGACCCGAAGAGGCAAGATAAACCAAGAAACAAGACACAAACGCAAGTCAGCCAGAACAGTTCAGCGTCTACATCGATACAAATCCCTTATGATCCGAAAATGGATCCACCGAAAAGCCCAAAGGCGATTCAAACGAAATACGaaactcattttaattttgagccTGATCCGGTGAAGAGGAGAGGGAGTGAGCCGAGGGTTAAGAACAAGCAGAAGATGGAGAAGGAGTATTATAAGGACGAGGTGGCGAAGTTGAGGAGGCAGTTGGAGGGGACGGAGGTGTTCACTACGACGCGGAGAAGATCGTCCGCGCACCAGCACTCTGTGCCGCCACCTTCGTCGAGAAGGCAGTCCACAG CCGCTCAAGTCCACGTGACGGCCAACCCATTAGACTCAGCGGGCAGCACCATCCCCGCGGGGCGCACCACCATCGTGGTTCAACAGCCATCGCTCTCGCTGGACTACGGAGGCTGCGCCACCATCCTGCTCCGAGATGACGAGCGACGCAAGAGCAGAGTCTGCAGCGACCACATACAGCAACTCCTGGATGTCACCAGCCAGTTCACGTCTGAGGATCTGCATGAGTTTGATAAGAG GTACGGCAGCCCGCACCACTCCAGATCGCAGTCAGTCAAGGCAGCTCGCTCCCGGACCGGTGAGCGACAGCTGCTGGGGTTGccgcagcagcgcgcgcgcgtCGCCTCCATGCCCAACACCGGCGTCGAAGAGGAGTACTACCGCCTTAGGCATTTTAGTATTACTG GTAAAGGCGTGGTGAACCGCGGCGACTCTCTCCGATCGCGTCGCTCCCGCTCCAACACGTCAGTGGCATCAAGCGCGTCCAGCACCGAGGCCGCCACCCGAGCATCAGCACCTTGCTCCCTCGCCTCCTCAAG GGACTCGTCAGCCGGCCTCAGCTCGTACCGCGTGCTGGTGGTGGGCGCGCCTGGAGTCGGCAAGTCCAGCCTGGTGGGGCAGTTCATGACCTCCGAGTATCTGCACGCGTACGACACCAGTATCG ATGTAGAGCATGACGTTACAGACGACGAGTCGGGCGAGCGCTCGGTGTGCGTGCTGCTGGCCGGCGAGGAGTCCGAGATCACCTTCCTGGACGCGCCGCCCGATCATGTCATA ACGGAAGGCTGCGCACACGGCTATTGCGTGGTGTACTCCACAGCAGACCGAAGCAGTTTCTCCGAAGCAGAGCGCCGGCTGCAGATTCTATGGGCAGCAGGCCACACCTCCCGCCGCGCTGTCATCCTAGTCGGGAACAAGGCTGACCTAGCCAGGTCCAGAGCTGTTCCTACTGATG AGGGCAAGAACTTGGCGACGTCTTATGAATGCAAGTTTATAGAGACGTCGGTGGGCATCAACCACAACGTGGACGAACTGCTGGTGGGGCTGCTCACACAGATCCGGCTGAAACAACAGCATGCGGAGAGAGTCAG AAAGCGCAGCGGGTCCCGTAAGACGCGAGCCCGAGCGCGCTCCCCCGCGGCAGAGGAGACGCCGGTgccggccgcgcccgccgccagcgcCTCCGCCGCCAGCACGCCGCGCAAGAGGACACGACTCTCCGCCAGCGTCAAG GTCCGAGGTCTTCTAGGCCGCGTGTGGGCGCGTGACTCCAAATCCAAGTCGTGCGAGAACCTGCATGTTCTCTAG
- the LOC113494407 gene encoding uncharacterized protein LOC113494407 isoform X3, which yields MTVARGEGSPERLGGALRRLHYKATRRAHSAAARHHNTTTPPKVVVMGSSTTSDKTINTSTDSAATALTSVTGTDDSMEGEPDAPELSEPSLIDDPNPHPPPSTAPPHYHRANNSSDIESPAYTKPQSATDVLESPRPGPARFVFDVPLPDPKRQDKPRNKTQTQVSQNSSASTSIQIPYDPKMDPPKSPKAIQTKYETHFNFEPDPVKRRGSEPRVKNKQKMEKEYYKDEVAKLRRQLEGTEVFTTTRRRSSAHQHSVPPPSSRRQSTAAQVHVTANPLDSAGSTIPAGRTTIVVQQPSLSLDYGGCATILLRDDERRKSRVCSDHIQQLLDVTSQFTSEDLHEFDKRYGSPHHSRSQSVKAARSRTGERQLLGLPQQRARVASMPNTGVEEEYYRLRHFSITGKGVVNRGDSLRSRRSRSNTSVASSASSTEAATRASAPCSLASSRDSSAGLSSYRVLVVGAPGVGKSSLVGQFMTSEYLHAYDTSIDDESGERSVCVLLAGEESEITFLDAPPDHVITEGCAHGYCVVYSTADRSSFSEAERRLQILWAAGHTSRRAVILVGNKADLARSRAVPTDEGKNLATSYECKFIETSVGINHNVDELLVGLLTQIRLKQQHAERVRKRSGSRKTRARARSPAAEETPVPAAPAASASAASTPRKRTRLSASVKVRGLLGRVWARDSKSKSCENLHVL from the exons GTGGTCGTCATGGGCAGCAGCACCACGTCGGACAAGACAATCAACACGAGCACCGACTCCGCGGCCACCGCGCTCACCTCTGTCACCGGCACCGATGACTCCATGGAGGGCGAGCCGGACGCGCCCGAGCTGTCCGAGCCCAGCCTCATAGACGACCCCAACCCTCACCCCCCACCCAGCACTGCCCCACCCCACTATCACCGCGCCAACAACAGTAGCGACATCGAATCCCCAGCGTATACCAAACCCCAATCCGCCACCGACGTCCTAGAATCCCCGCGGCCAGGCCCAGCCCGATTCGTCTTCGACGTGCCACTACCAGACCCGAAGAGGCAAGATAAACCAAGAAACAAGACACAAACGCAAGTCAGCCAGAACAGTTCAGCGTCTACATCGATACAAATCCCTTATGATCCGAAAATGGATCCACCGAAAAGCCCAAAGGCGATTCAAACGAAATACGaaactcattttaattttgagccTGATCCGGTGAAGAGGAGAGGGAGTGAGCCGAGGGTTAAGAACAAGCAGAAGATGGAGAAGGAGTATTATAAGGACGAGGTGGCGAAGTTGAGGAGGCAGTTGGAGGGGACGGAGGTGTTCACTACGACGCGGAGAAGATCGTCCGCGCACCAGCACTCTGTGCCGCCACCTTCGTCGAGAAGGCAGTCCACAG CCGCTCAAGTCCACGTGACGGCCAACCCATTAGACTCAGCGGGCAGCACCATCCCCGCGGGGCGCACCACCATCGTGGTTCAACAGCCATCGCTCTCGCTGGACTACGGAGGCTGCGCCACCATCCTGCTCCGAGATGACGAGCGACGCAAGAGCAGAGTCTGCAGCGACCACATACAGCAACTCCTGGATGTCACCAGCCAGTTCACGTCTGAGGATCTGCATGAGTTTGATAAGAG GTACGGCAGCCCGCACCACTCCAGATCGCAGTCAGTCAAGGCAGCTCGCTCCCGGACCGGTGAGCGACAGCTGCTGGGGTTGccgcagcagcgcgcgcgcgtCGCCTCCATGCCCAACACCGGCGTCGAAGAGGAGTACTACCGCCTTAGGCATTTTAGTATTACTG GTAAAGGCGTGGTGAACCGCGGCGACTCTCTCCGATCGCGTCGCTCCCGCTCCAACACGTCAGTGGCATCAAGCGCGTCCAGCACCGAGGCCGCCACCCGAGCATCAGCACCTTGCTCCCTCGCCTCCTCAAG GGACTCGTCAGCCGGCCTCAGCTCGTACCGCGTGCTGGTGGTGGGCGCGCCTGGAGTCGGCAAGTCCAGCCTGGTGGGGCAGTTCATGACCTCCGAGTATCTGCACGCGTACGACACCAGTATCG ACGACGAGTCGGGCGAGCGCTCGGTGTGCGTGCTGCTGGCCGGCGAGGAGTCCGAGATCACCTTCCTGGACGCGCCGCCCGATCATGTCATA ACGGAAGGCTGCGCACACGGCTATTGCGTGGTGTACTCCACAGCAGACCGAAGCAGTTTCTCCGAAGCAGAGCGCCGGCTGCAGATTCTATGGGCAGCAGGCCACACCTCCCGCCGCGCTGTCATCCTAGTCGGGAACAAGGCTGACCTAGCCAGGTCCAGAGCTGTTCCTACTGATG AGGGCAAGAACTTGGCGACGTCTTATGAATGCAAGTTTATAGAGACGTCGGTGGGCATCAACCACAACGTGGACGAACTGCTGGTGGGGCTGCTCACACAGATCCGGCTGAAACAACAGCATGCGGAGAGAGTCAG AAAGCGCAGCGGGTCCCGTAAGACGCGAGCCCGAGCGCGCTCCCCCGCGGCAGAGGAGACGCCGGTgccggccgcgcccgccgccagcgcCTCCGCCGCCAGCACGCCGCGCAAGAGGACACGACTCTCCGCCAGCGTCAAG GTCCGAGGTCTTCTAGGCCGCGTGTGGGCGCGTGACTCCAAATCCAAGTCGTGCGAGAACCTGCATGTTCTCTAG